The following proteins come from a genomic window of Brevibacillus antibioticus:
- the dnaK gene encoding molecular chaperone DnaK, with protein sequence MSRVIGIDLGTTNSCVAVMEGGEPVVIANAEGNRTTPSVVAFKNGERIVGEAAKRQAITNPDNTVISIKRHMGTAHKETLEGNAYSPEQISAMILQKLKADAESYLGQTVTQAVITVPAYFNDSQRQATKDAGKIAGLEVLRIVNEPTAAALAYGMEKTEDQTILVFDLGGGTFDVSILELSDGFFEVKATSGDNKLGGDDFDDVVMNYLVSEFKKEHGIDLSKDRMAQQRLKDAAEKAKKDLSGVLTTTISLPFITADATGPKHLEMNLTRAKFEEISADLVERTMGPTRQALKDAGLTPSELDRVILVGGSTRIPAVQEAIKKFTGKEPHKGVNPDEVVALGAAVQAGVLTGDVKDVVLLDVTPLSLGIETLGGVFTKLIDRNTTIPTSKSQVFSTAADNQTSVEIHVLQGERQMANDNKSLGRFNLSDIPPAPRGIPQIEVSFDIDANGIVNVRAKDLGTGKEQRITITSNSGLSDDDIDRMVKDAELNAEADKQRKEQVEVRNEADQLVFTTEKTLKEVEGKIDQAEIDRANAAKDKVKAALEGGNIEEIKTAKDELSEIIQQISVKLYEQAAQAQAAQGGAEGQEPKKDNVVDADYEVVDDKK encoded by the coding sequence ATGAGTCGCGTAATCGGTATTGACTTGGGAACAACCAACTCTTGTGTAGCAGTAATGGAAGGCGGAGAGCCAGTCGTTATTGCCAATGCGGAAGGTAACCGCACTACACCATCTGTAGTAGCATTCAAAAACGGCGAGCGTATCGTTGGGGAAGCGGCAAAACGCCAAGCGATCACTAATCCAGACAATACCGTAATCTCCATCAAGCGCCACATGGGTACTGCTCATAAAGAAACGCTTGAAGGTAATGCATATTCTCCTGAGCAGATTTCTGCTATGATTCTGCAAAAGCTGAAAGCAGACGCGGAAAGCTACCTTGGTCAAACTGTGACGCAGGCAGTGATTACGGTTCCAGCATACTTCAATGACAGCCAACGCCAAGCGACAAAAGACGCTGGTAAAATCGCTGGTCTGGAAGTACTGCGTATCGTGAACGAACCAACGGCAGCTGCTCTTGCATACGGTATGGAGAAAACAGAAGATCAAACCATTCTCGTATTCGACTTGGGCGGCGGTACCTTTGACGTATCTATTCTCGAATTGTCCGACGGCTTCTTCGAAGTAAAAGCGACTTCCGGTGACAACAAGCTGGGTGGAGACGACTTTGACGATGTTGTTATGAACTACCTGGTGAGTGAATTCAAAAAAGAACATGGCATCGATCTATCCAAGGATCGTATGGCTCAACAGCGTTTGAAAGACGCTGCGGAAAAAGCGAAGAAAGACCTGTCCGGTGTTCTGACTACGACCATTTCTCTGCCGTTCATTACAGCAGATGCAACCGGTCCAAAACACTTGGAGATGAACCTGACTCGCGCAAAATTCGAAGAGATCTCCGCTGATTTGGTAGAGCGTACGATGGGCCCAACTCGTCAAGCGCTGAAAGATGCTGGTCTGACTCCAAGCGAACTGGATCGCGTTATCCTGGTTGGTGGTTCTACCCGTATTCCAGCGGTACAAGAAGCAATCAAGAAGTTTACAGGGAAAGAACCACATAAAGGTGTAAATCCAGACGAAGTAGTAGCACTGGGAGCGGCTGTTCAAGCGGGCGTACTGACTGGTGACGTGAAAGACGTCGTTCTTCTCGACGTAACTCCACTGTCCCTCGGTATCGAAACATTGGGTGGCGTATTCACCAAGCTGATCGATCGTAACACGACGATCCCAACAAGCAAATCCCAAGTGTTCTCTACAGCTGCTGACAACCAAACATCTGTAGAAATCCACGTTCTCCAAGGTGAGCGTCAAATGGCGAACGACAATAAATCTCTCGGTCGCTTCAACCTGTCCGATATCCCGCCAGCGCCACGCGGCATCCCGCAAATCGAAGTTTCCTTCGATATTGACGCGAACGGTATCGTAAACGTACGTGCAAAAGACTTGGGTACCGGAAAAGAGCAACGCATCACGATCACTTCCAACTCCGGCCTGTCCGACGATGATATCGATCGCATGGTTAAAGATGCTGAGTTGAATGCAGAGGCGGACAAACAACGCAAAGAGCAAGTAGAAGTGCGCAACGAAGCTGATCAACTCGTATTCACGACTGAGAAAACGCTGAAAGAAGTAGAAGGCAAGATCGACCAAGCTGAAATCGATCGCGCTAACGCTGCGAAAGATAAAGTGAAAGCTGCTCTGGAAGGCGGCAACATCGAAGAGATCAAGACAGCGAAAGATGAACTGTCCGAGATCATCCAACAAATTTCGGTAAAGCTCTATGAGCAAGCTGCTCAAGCGCAAGCAGCACAAGGCGGCGCTGAAGGTCAAGAGCCGAAGAAAGACAATGTTGTTGATGCTGACTACGAAGTGGTAGACGATAAAAAGTAA